Proteins encoded by one window of Terriglobia bacterium:
- a CDS encoding acyl-CoA dehydrogenase family protein, producing MSTATHATSTYVRGGSWLIGETSPREIFAPEDFSDEQKLMAQTAEQFMDQEVVPRAQELEEKKIETNVELLKKMAPLGLLGIDVPEKFGGMEIDKVTGMILAEKLAHEGSFACSHGSHTGIGSWPIVFYGTEAQKRKYLPRICNGEWISSYALTEPHCGSDAMALTTRADVSPDGKTYTLNGTKMFITNAGFADLFITFAKIGGEKITCFIVEKSFPGVTTGAEEHKMGIMGSSTRTLILEEARVPAENILGEIGKGHKIAFNCLNMGRLKLGAGAVGGSKFCMAHAIRYAKERSAFGKAIAEFGLIQQKIAESCARIFAAESMTYRTAALIDAILSGVSKDSPAGAEQALKGIEEYATECSIMKVMGSEYLGYVCDEAVQIYGGYGYSKDYPVERFYRDARINRIFEGTNEINRLLIPGMLLRRAMKGDLPLISAAQKLMDEIMGFPSLEEDSTEGLGQELKFVKNAKKIALMTAGAAVQRYRDKVADQQEVMGHVSNIIMEVYACESSLLRTLKMLEAQGRDKARLHVAMTQQYISGAAARVDAEARAALATIAEGDLLRTQLAALKRFSKYLPVDTAATGRLIAQAALEANGWPLKTH from the coding sequence ATGAGTACTGCAACACATGCCACATCGACCTATGTGAGGGGCGGGAGCTGGCTGATTGGAGAGACTTCACCCCGCGAAATTTTTGCACCGGAGGATTTTTCCGATGAACAGAAATTGATGGCACAAACCGCCGAGCAGTTCATGGACCAGGAGGTGGTGCCGCGCGCTCAGGAGCTGGAAGAGAAGAAGATTGAGACCAATGTCGAGCTGCTCAAGAAAATGGCGCCGCTGGGCCTGCTGGGCATCGATGTCCCCGAGAAATTTGGCGGCATGGAGATTGACAAGGTCACCGGAATGATCCTGGCTGAAAAACTCGCCCACGAAGGTTCATTCGCCTGTTCTCATGGCAGCCATACCGGCATCGGCTCTTGGCCGATTGTCTTTTATGGCACAGAAGCACAGAAACGGAAGTACCTCCCCCGCATCTGCAATGGCGAATGGATCTCTTCTTACGCGTTGACCGAGCCGCATTGCGGCTCCGATGCGATGGCCCTCACCACCCGCGCCGACGTGAGCCCGGATGGAAAAACGTACACCCTGAACGGGACCAAGATGTTCATCACCAATGCCGGCTTTGCTGATTTGTTCATCACCTTTGCAAAGATCGGTGGGGAGAAAATCACGTGCTTCATTGTGGAAAAGAGCTTCCCCGGGGTGACGACGGGCGCCGAAGAACATAAGATGGGAATCATGGGTTCTTCCACCCGAACGCTCATCCTCGAAGAAGCCAGGGTTCCGGCCGAAAACATTCTCGGAGAAATCGGCAAGGGTCACAAAATCGCATTCAATTGCCTGAACATGGGCCGGCTCAAGCTGGGTGCCGGTGCCGTGGGCGGCTCCAAGTTCTGTATGGCGCATGCTATCCGGTATGCCAAGGAGCGCAGCGCCTTTGGCAAAGCCATTGCGGAGTTTGGTTTGATTCAACAGAAGATCGCGGAGAGCTGTGCGCGGATTTTTGCCGCCGAATCGATGACCTACCGGACGGCCGCCCTGATCGACGCCATCTTGTCGGGGGTCTCGAAGGACTCCCCGGCGGGTGCCGAGCAGGCGTTGAAGGGGATTGAGGAATATGCGACGGAGTGCTCCATCATGAAAGTGATGGGAAGCGAATACCTGGGCTATGTGTGTGATGAAGCCGTCCAGATCTATGGAGGCTACGGCTATAGCAAGGACTATCCGGTCGAGCGGTTCTACCGCGACGCCCGCATCAATCGAATTTTTGAGGGCACCAACGAGATCAACCGGCTGCTCATCCCCGGGATGCTCCTCCGTCGGGCCATGAAGGGGGATTTGCCGTTGATCTCAGCAGCTCAGAAGTTGATGGACGAGATCATGGGTTTTCCGTCCCTGGAGGAGGACAGCACGGAAGGGCTCGGGCAGGAACTGAAGTTTGTCAAGAACGCCAAGAAAATTGCCTTGATGACGGCGGGGGCCGCCGTCCAGCGCTATCGGGACAAGGTGGCGGACCAGCAAGAGGTGATGGGCCACGTCTCCAACATCATCATGGAGGTTTACGCCTGCGAATCCTCGCTGCTCCGAACCTTGAAAATGTTGGAGGCGCAAGGGCGCGACAAGGCCCGTCTGCATGTTGCCATGACTCAGCAATACATCAGTGGCGCGGCGGCGCGGGTGGATGCGGAAGCCAGGGCGGCCCTGGCGACGATCGCCGAAGGGGACCTGCTGCGAACGCAGCTGGCGGCGCTCAAACGATTCAGCAAGTACCTGCCCGTCGATACCGCCGCCACAGGCCGGTTGATTGCTCAAGCCGCCCTGGAAGCGAATGGCTGGCCCCTCAAAACACACTGA
- a CDS encoding MBL fold metallo-hydrolase, whose translation MQLLNLPLYKIVVPTPFHVGPVNVYLITEPEVSLIDAGPHTPEAYAAVASGLRERSLRLRDVRQIFITHGHPDHYGQASLLAAESGARVLASDFDSPHFQHRTHQDFYLRLYEEAAVPRRIIDLFAEGLQFIHSVAKPIAEYTPLREGDPLQCGDVVFEVIFTPGHTPGSICLYSKDRRLVIAADTVIKRITPNPILDEDPLDPGRRYPSLKNYLASLEKLRQLGPQLVCSGHGDDVDEFSPLFAKMMRHHEERQSRVLALLHDQPKPLWTLVRDLFPEVREDGMFLALSEVFAHVDLLEDRSLVRWIQRDGMRVIEAVNP comes from the coding sequence ATGCAATTGCTGAACCTTCCGCTCTACAAGATCGTGGTTCCCACGCCCTTCCATGTGGGGCCGGTCAATGTCTATCTCATCACGGAGCCCGAGGTTTCGCTGATCGACGCCGGGCCCCATACCCCGGAGGCCTACGCGGCCGTCGCGTCGGGTCTGCGCGAAAGGTCCCTCCGGTTGCGGGACGTCCGCCAAATCTTCATCACCCACGGACATCCCGATCATTACGGGCAAGCGTCTTTGCTGGCGGCTGAGTCGGGAGCCCGGGTGCTGGCGTCGGATTTTGACAGCCCCCATTTTCAGCACCGGACCCATCAGGATTTTTACCTGCGTCTGTACGAGGAAGCGGCGGTTCCGCGCCGGATCATCGATCTCTTTGCGGAGGGCCTCCAATTCATCCACAGCGTGGCAAAACCGATCGCGGAATACACGCCGCTCCGGGAGGGAGACCCCCTTCAATGTGGTGACGTGGTTTTTGAAGTGATCTTTACGCCGGGACACACGCCAGGCAGTATTTGCCTTTACTCTAAGGATCGTCGCCTGGTGATTGCTGCTGACACCGTGATCAAGCGGATTACCCCCAACCCGATTCTCGATGAGGATCCGCTCGATCCCGGCAGGCGCTATCCCAGCCTGAAAAACTACCTGGCGTCGTTGGAAAAGCTTCGTCAGCTCGGCCCGCAACTCGTGTGTTCAGGACACGGGGATGATGTGGACGAATTTTCGCCCCTGTTTGCGAAGATGATGCGACATCATGAAGAACGGCAAAGCCGGGTTCTTGCGCTGCTCCACGATCAGCCAAAACCTCTCTGGACGCTCGTCAGAGATCTTTTTCCGGAAGTACGCGAAGACGGAATGTTTCTGGCCCTCTCAGAAGTGTTTGCACACGTCGATCTACTGGAAGATCGTTCGCTGGTCCGATGGATTCAAAGGGATGGGATGCGAGTGATTGAGGCAGTCAATCCGTAG
- a CDS encoding GAF domain-containing protein → MDKSPAPKKPTVDLSQALGEVSRVVLSTLDYDSIFRITADSLRFALGYVHVALFTVDSQQKMIFLRAQSGDVATPIPRNYQTGFSQGVLGLVVRTKQLKIVIAEERNRKTSLLHTNATEITVPIIVGGNVDALLLLAAPPGVVPSDPEIEALERLGEHLGVAIGNAVIHSSLRSHDRALTTLLHANRDLFNVMDREEILRKLVGYLFDAIPDCRIAVVELQHRSSTPQLEDKETARIRRFFSPEALKRNQAEEEVLATRALVELNEAVRTQHVCVLSSSSSRVLPRHVAEEIHAAGSSPYLIAPLIPQDQALAFVVVHRMGLNASFAAHEVELAEALSNLISLWLRNALLIEELKNVNQELAKSNELKTNLMSILSHDVKSPLHGIHGFAELMQEAAPADPSLMQATQIIMGNVRRIVAIIDDTMAVSRIEGGEITLNVGPLPIESLIDEQIAAHAHQSPIERQVAPNLPPVMGDKLRVMEILENFVSNAIKYTREGNSIALAAQPTEAGDEVEITVTDRGMGISAEELPKLFSRYYRVRNEQTRTIEGTGLGLYIVKLLVEAHGGRVWVDSTLGEGSRFHFTLPIVKTA, encoded by the coding sequence ATGGACAAGAGTCCAGCCCCAAAGAAACCAACCGTCGACCTCTCGCAGGCCCTGGGCGAAGTCAGCCGCGTCGTGTTGTCCACGCTCGATTACGACAGCATCTTCCGGATCACCGCCGACAGTCTGCGGTTCGCCCTCGGCTACGTGCACGTCGCGCTGTTTACCGTGGATTCCCAGCAGAAGATGATTTTTCTGCGGGCTCAATCCGGTGATGTGGCCACCCCGATTCCCCGCAACTATCAGACCGGATTCAGCCAGGGTGTCCTGGGCCTGGTGGTCCGGACCAAGCAACTCAAAATTGTCATTGCCGAGGAACGCAACCGTAAAACCTCCCTGCTGCACACCAACGCGACGGAGATCACGGTTCCGATTATTGTCGGCGGGAATGTCGACGCCCTGCTCCTCCTGGCAGCCCCGCCGGGGGTTGTTCCCTCAGATCCCGAGATTGAGGCGCTCGAACGGCTGGGCGAGCACCTCGGAGTGGCCATCGGGAACGCGGTCATTCATTCCTCGTTACGTTCGCACGACCGCGCCTTGACGACCCTGCTCCATGCCAACCGGGATCTGTTCAACGTGATGGACCGCGAGGAGATACTGCGGAAGCTGGTCGGCTACCTGTTCGATGCCATCCCGGACTGCCGGATCGCCGTGGTGGAATTGCAGCACCGATCCTCGACCCCGCAACTTGAAGACAAGGAAACCGCCCGGATTCGACGGTTCTTCTCCCCGGAGGCGCTGAAACGAAACCAGGCGGAAGAGGAAGTCCTGGCAACCCGCGCGCTGGTCGAGCTGAATGAAGCCGTACGGACTCAGCATGTTTGTGTCCTGTCCTCGTCTTCGAGTCGTGTCCTTCCCCGTCATGTCGCCGAAGAGATCCATGCCGCCGGGTCCTCCCCTTATTTGATCGCTCCTCTCATCCCTCAGGACCAGGCCCTCGCCTTTGTGGTGGTCCACCGGATGGGACTGAATGCCTCCTTTGCGGCCCACGAGGTGGAACTGGCTGAAGCCCTGTCCAATTTGATTTCCTTGTGGCTACGCAATGCCTTGTTGATTGAGGAACTCAAGAATGTGAACCAGGAACTGGCCAAGAGCAACGAGTTGAAAACGAACCTGATGTCGATCCTGTCTCACGACGTCAAGTCCCCGCTGCACGGGATCCACGGATTCGCGGAGCTCATGCAGGAGGCGGCCCCCGCGGATCCCAGCCTGATGCAGGCCACTCAAATCATCATGGGAAATGTCCGCCGCATTGTTGCCATTATTGATGACACGATGGCCGTGTCGCGGATTGAAGGCGGAGAGATTACCCTGAACGTCGGCCCCCTCCCCATTGAGAGCCTCATTGACGAACAGATCGCCGCCCACGCCCACCAGTCTCCCATCGAACGACAGGTCGCTCCCAATCTTCCGCCGGTCATGGGCGACAAGCTGCGCGTAATGGAGATCCTGGAAAACTTCGTCAGCAATGCCATCAAATACACCCGCGAAGGCAACTCCATTGCCTTGGCCGCGCAGCCTACCGAGGCGGGCGATGAGGTCGAGATTACGGTGACGGATCGGGGAATGGGCATTTCGGCGGAGGAGCTGCCGAAACTGTTCTCCCGTTATTACCGCGTTCGCAACGAGCAGACACGAACCATTGAAGGGACCGGGCTTGGACTCTACATCGTCAAATTACTGGTCGAAGCGCACGGAGGGCGGGTTTGGGTGGACAGCACACTGGGCGAGGGCAGCCGGTTCCATTTCACGCTTCCCATCGTAAAGACGGCGTAA
- a CDS encoding class I SAM-dependent methyltransferase — translation MDPRLRFSTRVENYARYRPGYPERIVEILRKECNLAPGLAIADIGSGTGILAELFLKSGNRVYGVEPNREMREAGERFLKDYANFVSVDGSAEATTLAPHSVDFVTSGQAFHWFDRTKSGEEFGRILKPQGWVVLVWNDRRTDTTPFLQAYEKLLLTYSIDYKEVDHKQVDSEVLCSFFGSTNFKYQVLKNQQVFDFESLKGRVLSSSYAPESGHPNFEPMMNELVTIFREQQILGKVIFEYDTRVYYGQLPREAK, via the coding sequence ATGGACCCAAGACTGCGTTTTTCGACCCGGGTTGAGAATTACGCCCGGTACCGCCCCGGCTATCCGGAACGGATTGTCGAAATCCTCCGCAAGGAGTGCAACCTGGCTCCTGGGCTGGCGATTGCGGATATCGGTTCAGGAACAGGAATTCTGGCGGAATTATTCCTGAAGAGTGGAAACCGGGTTTACGGGGTTGAGCCAAACCGGGAAATGCGGGAAGCGGGCGAGAGATTTTTGAAGGACTATGCAAACTTTGTGAGTGTCGACGGGTCTGCCGAAGCCACCACCCTGGCACCTCACAGCGTCGATTTTGTCACTTCCGGTCAGGCTTTTCACTGGTTTGATCGCACAAAATCAGGGGAGGAGTTTGGCCGCATCTTGAAGCCTCAGGGATGGGTCGTCCTCGTGTGGAATGACAGGCGGACCGACACCACGCCATTTCTTCAAGCTTATGAGAAGCTGTTGCTCACCTATTCCATCGATTACAAGGAGGTTGACCATAAGCAGGTCGACAGCGAAGTGCTTTGCTCTTTCTTCGGCTCCACGAACTTCAAATATCAAGTCCTCAAAAACCAGCAGGTATTTGATTTCGAAAGTTTGAAGGGCCGTGTCCTCTCGTCTTCCTATGCACCCGAGAGCGGACATCCGAATTTTGAGCCGATGATGAATGAGCTTGTCACAATCTTCAGGGAGCAGCAGATCCTCGGTAAGGTCATTTTCGAGTACGACACGAGGGTGTACTACGGACAATTGCCGAGGGAGGCAAAGTGA
- a CDS encoding GNAT family N-acetyltransferase — translation MKPPEVIETARLRLRQLVLEDANAIFEEYAQDPEVTRYLVWRPHRHIDETREFLRRCCIAWKEGSAYPWAIIRKEDDRLLGTVEIRVEGHAINLGYALAKLFWGNGYTAEAIRPIIEWGLKQDGIYRVWAVCDLENQPSARVLEKAGMSREGILRRWIMLPNRSDEPRDCYCYAKTR, via the coding sequence ATGAAACCACCGGAAGTCATCGAAACTGCCCGGCTGCGACTGCGACAGCTCGTGCTGGAGGACGCCAATGCAATATTCGAGGAGTATGCGCAGGATCCCGAAGTGACGCGATACCTTGTGTGGCGGCCCCACCGGCACATCGATGAGACCCGGGAATTTCTGAGACGATGCTGTATCGCGTGGAAGGAGGGCTCGGCCTATCCATGGGCTATCATACGGAAAGAGGACGACCGGCTGCTGGGGACGGTGGAGATCCGAGTTGAAGGACACGCCATAAATTTGGGGTACGCGCTGGCGAAGCTTTTTTGGGGAAACGGGTATACGGCTGAAGCGATCAGGCCGATCATCGAGTGGGGCCTGAAGCAGGATGGTATTTATCGAGTCTGGGCGGTGTGTGATTTGGAGAATCAGCCCTCAGCCCGTGTGCTGGAAAAGGCAGGGATGTCCCGGGAAGGCATCCTGCGCCGATGGATCATGCTTCCGAACCGAAGCGACGAGCCGCGGGATTGTTATTGCTATGCAAAAACGAGATGA
- a CDS encoding histidine kinase, whose protein sequence is MNSETIGRRRWVKWTLILLGWTFLGVFYAGQTFLIYARSNHPTRFARILPGALVIWYSWAVLSPFITWLARHFRIERKRLLRNLATHLAAGIIFSFLHQALPILVFSTVDAASGKPFLFFSRLFNSLFSLYFSNDFFIYWMILFAVHALDYYRRYREGELKASRLEGQLAQAQLQALKMQLHPHFLFNTLHAISALVHKDPEVADRMIARLSDLLRLTLDNVGVQEVPLRQELEFLERYLDIEQQRFQDRLEVRLEVDPLTLDAMVPNLILQPLVENAIRHGIAQRSSTGRVEVRARREDGRLRLEVRDDGSGLTGEVGENVKEGIGLGNTRTRLQQLYGAAHQFDLFNSSNGGLVVRLMIPFRAESQGGQKVHPDEDSSPDR, encoded by the coding sequence ATGAACAGTGAAACGATCGGACGGCGCCGCTGGGTGAAATGGACCCTGATTCTTCTCGGGTGGACCTTCCTGGGCGTCTTCTATGCCGGACAAACCTTTCTCATCTACGCGCGTTCCAATCATCCCACCCGGTTTGCCCGAATTCTCCCGGGCGCCCTGGTCATCTGGTACTCGTGGGCGGTCCTTTCCCCGTTCATCACCTGGCTGGCCCGACATTTCCGGATCGAACGAAAGCGGTTGCTTCGGAATCTTGCGACGCATCTTGCGGCCGGAATAATTTTCTCCTTTTTGCATCAAGCGCTTCCGATCCTCGTTTTCTCCACGGTGGACGCTGCCTCGGGGAAGCCCTTCCTGTTCTTCAGCCGACTTTTCAATTCACTTTTTTCCTTATACTTCAGCAATGATTTTTTCATCTATTGGATGATCCTGTTTGCGGTCCATGCCTTGGATTACTACCGCCGGTACCGGGAAGGAGAGCTGAAGGCCTCGCGTCTGGAGGGCCAGCTGGCCCAGGCCCAACTCCAGGCGCTCAAAATGCAACTCCATCCTCATTTCCTGTTCAATACCCTGCATGCCATTTCGGCACTGGTTCACAAGGACCCGGAAGTGGCCGACCGCATGATCGCACGTCTCAGCGATCTGTTGCGGCTGACCCTGGATAATGTCGGCGTGCAAGAGGTCCCTTTAAGACAGGAGCTGGAATTTCTCGAGCGATACCTCGATATTGAACAACAACGCTTTCAGGACCGGCTGGAGGTGCGGTTGGAGGTAGACCCGCTGACCCTGGATGCGATGGTTCCCAACCTGATTCTACAACCCCTGGTTGAAAACGCCATTCGGCATGGAATCGCACAGCGTTCATCGACCGGCCGGGTTGAAGTTCGGGCGAGACGGGAAGACGGCCGGCTGCGGCTCGAAGTGCGTGACGATGGATCCGGACTCACCGGAGAGGTGGGCGAGAACGTGAAGGAGGGGATCGGTCTGGGAAACACCCGGACGCGGTTGCAGCAACTCTATGGCGCCGCGCACCAGTTCGACCTCTTCAACTCATCCAACGGCGGGCTCGTGGTGAGGTTGATGATTCCATTCCGCGCGGAGTCCCAGGGCGGACAAAAGGTGCATCCTGATGAGGATTCGAGTCCTGATCGTTGA
- a CDS encoding LytTR family DNA-binding domain-containing protein — MRIRVLIVDDEVLARERIRDLLRGQPEFEIAGECANGRDAVQKILELAPDLLFLDVQMPGLNGLDVLEAVGPRHMPVVIFVTAYDQYALKAFEVHALDYLLKPFDRPRFQKSLQRARTQIERQRNGDLNDRLMELLEEVKGTRKFLDRLVVKDAGRIFFLKADEIDWVESAGNYLRLHVGKESHLLRETMGRFERQLDPSQFLRIHRSTIANIERVKEFRPLFHGEYAVVLHGGRQLTLSRAYRGRLDEHLRKGR, encoded by the coding sequence ATGAGGATTCGAGTCCTGATCGTTGATGATGAAGTGCTGGCCCGCGAAAGGATCCGCGACTTGCTCCGGGGCCAACCGGAGTTCGAGATTGCCGGGGAATGCGCCAATGGCCGTGACGCCGTCCAGAAGATTTTGGAACTCGCACCCGACTTGCTTTTCCTGGATGTTCAGATGCCCGGACTGAACGGGTTGGACGTCTTGGAAGCGGTCGGCCCGCGGCACATGCCCGTGGTGATTTTCGTGACGGCCTATGATCAATATGCGCTGAAGGCCTTCGAGGTGCACGCGCTCGACTACCTTTTGAAGCCGTTTGACCGGCCCCGCTTTCAGAAGTCTCTTCAGCGCGCGCGCACCCAGATCGAGCGGCAGAGGAATGGGGATCTCAATGACCGCTTAATGGAGTTGCTGGAGGAGGTGAAGGGGACCCGGAAATTTCTGGACCGGCTGGTTGTGAAAGACGCCGGCCGGATTTTCTTCCTGAAGGCAGACGAAATCGACTGGGTTGAGTCGGCGGGGAACTATCTCCGGCTTCACGTCGGGAAGGAATCCCATCTTCTTCGCGAGACCATGGGACGGTTCGAACGTCAGCTCGATCCCAGTCAATTCCTGCGCATTCATCGGTCCACCATCGCCAACATCGAGCGGGTCAAGGAATTCCGCCCGCTGTTTCATGGGGAATATGCCGTCGTTCTGCACGGCGGGCGTCAGTTGACGCTGAGTCGTGCCTATCGCGGGAGACTGGATGAACATTTGCGGAAGGGGCGTTGA
- a CDS encoding c-type cytochrome codes for MTKTHLVRSFSLVVLATVLSMKPGPHGPGLALPRGSGSMAEQDKPAASQEKTAAQQYKNIQVFKDLPASQLIGAMQFISASLGVGCDYCHVTAERGNWPMEKDDKKTKQTARKMILMMREINGANFEGKLVVNCTSCHQGRSRPLPIPPLKGGILVSWNPRAANSNPPESLPTTDQVIDNYVRALGGADALAKIKTTVLQGSIQFSNGKLLPMEVSAVAPNKVLWTLTTPNGTIYRGFNGRVGWVKSNETVHPLTGSDLAQLKRRAEFNEETRFKELYPKRSLREKETIDGHEAYVMEATGVDGVQEKMLFDVQSGLLLRRIIFNETPLGLLPSQTDYEDYRDVEGIKQPFTVRTTGPTLVQTEKLTEIKFNQPLDDGKFDQPAVEKKTGSSE; via the coding sequence ATGACCAAGACCCATCTCGTTCGGTCGTTCAGTCTTGTTGTGCTCGCCACCGTGCTATCCATGAAACCGGGCCCCCATGGTCCCGGCCTGGCCCTGCCTCGGGGTTCCGGGTCGATGGCAGAGCAGGACAAGCCCGCAGCGTCGCAGGAGAAGACGGCGGCACAGCAGTATAAAAACATCCAGGTGTTCAAGGACCTGCCCGCATCCCAGTTGATCGGGGCCATGCAATTCATCTCAGCTTCCCTGGGGGTGGGTTGCGATTATTGCCATGTCACCGCCGAGCGCGGCAATTGGCCGATGGAAAAGGACGACAAGAAGACCAAGCAGACCGCTCGCAAAATGATCCTGATGATGCGCGAAATCAATGGCGCAAATTTTGAAGGAAAGCTCGTGGTTAACTGCACCAGCTGTCACCAGGGGAGATCGCGGCCTTTGCCCATTCCTCCTCTCAAGGGGGGCATTCTGGTGTCGTGGAATCCGAGGGCGGCCAACTCGAACCCGCCGGAATCCCTGCCGACGACAGATCAGGTCATCGACAATTATGTCCGGGCCCTGGGGGGTGCGGACGCCTTGGCGAAGATCAAGACGACGGTGCTTCAGGGATCAATACAGTTTTCCAATGGAAAATTGCTGCCGATGGAGGTCTCCGCCGTAGCTCCCAATAAGGTGCTGTGGACGCTCACCACTCCGAACGGGACGATTTATCGGGGATTCAACGGACGGGTTGGTTGGGTCAAGAGCAATGAAACAGTCCACCCGCTCACCGGATCGGACCTGGCGCAACTCAAGCGAAGAGCGGAGTTCAATGAAGAGACCCGCTTCAAAGAGCTGTATCCCAAGAGATCACTGCGCGAGAAGGAAACGATCGACGGCCACGAAGCTTACGTGATGGAAGCCACGGGAGTCGATGGGGTTCAGGAGAAAATGCTTTTTGACGTCCAGAGCGGGCTCCTGCTCCGGAGGATCATCTTCAATGAAACCCCGCTCGGCCTGCTCCCCAGCCAAACCGATTATGAAGATTACCGGGATGTAGAGGGGATCAAACAGCCGTTTACAGTCCGGACGACCGGGCCGACCCTCGTTCAGACCGAGAAACTCACTGAAATCAAATTCAACCAGCCCCTCGACG